The nucleotide window TCCGTTCCGAGACACCCAGCGACGCACCGAGACTGACGACTACACACACGAATTCGACACGGAGACCGAGTCGGCGAGCGTGGCACTCATCAGTTCAATCATCACCCTGGAAAACACTGACCCCACCGAGTTGGCGTTCCTCCCAGACTGTATCGACACGGACGCCCTCGACGCATTCATTTCTATGAGTA belongs to Halorarum halophilum and includes:
- a CDS encoding HalOD1 output domain-containing protein, which encodes MTDESPFRDTQRRTETDDYTHEFDTETESASVALISSIITLENTDPTELAFLPDCIDTDALDAFISMSTKDRSCSTDRRVSFNYEGYHVRITSDGTITLNPR